The Sulfolobus acidocaldarius DSM 639 genome has a window encoding:
- the pyrD gene encoding dihydroorotate dehydrogenase PyrD produces the protein MIQVAGVNFEDPIVIASGIVPPTKEYMQNVCEKYEPSAITSKTLTYSPLEPHRSPTFVKISDNCYLNAIGLGNPGIQILRDLGEIKCKLIISIGGSNVNEYIDAVSKINDIPVMIELNVSSPNRRGFGESNLTYVEEIVKNVKSIVKKPVFVKLGPWDNIVEIAGRALSAGADGLTLINTLKGMLIDVEDFKPILSYGTGGISGKCIHALAVRVIHDVFKEYEPEIIGVGGVFDWRDAIELISVGAKLVGLGTVLVEKGFDVIREIREGIGTYLEEKGLKVEEIRGIGVKR, from the coding sequence TTGATTCAAGTAGCAGGAGTTAATTTTGAAGATCCTATAGTAATAGCGTCAGGTATTGTACCACCAACAAAAGAATACATGCAAAATGTATGTGAAAAGTACGAGCCCTCAGCTATAACCAGTAAGACCTTAACTTATTCACCATTGGAACCTCATAGATCACCTACTTTTGTGAAAATAAGTGATAATTGCTATCTTAACGCCATAGGTTTAGGGAATCCTGGGATTCAAATTCTGAGAGATTTAGGGGAGATAAAGTGTAAACTGATAATAAGCATAGGCGGTAGTAATGTAAATGAGTACATTGATGCTGTGTCTAAAATAAATGATATTCCCGTTATGATTGAGCTTAATGTGAGTAGCCCAAATAGAAGGGGTTTTGGCGAGTCCAACTTAACTTATGTGGAGGAAATAGTTAAGAATGTAAAGTCAATAGTGAAAAAACCAGTATTTGTGAAGTTAGGTCCTTGGGACAATATAGTAGAGATAGCCGGTAGGGCTCTTTCCGCAGGAGCAGATGGACTAACTTTAATTAATACACTTAAAGGAATGCTGATTGACGTTGAAGATTTCAAGCCTATACTGAGCTATGGTACAGGCGGAATATCTGGAAAATGTATACATGCATTAGCTGTAAGAGTTATTCATGACGTGTTTAAGGAATATGAGCCTGAAATAATAGGAGTGGGAGGAGTCTTCGATTGGAGGGATGCAATAGAATTAATCTCTGTCGGTGCTAAACTGGTCGGATTAGGTACAGTCCTGGTAGAGAAAGGATTTGATGTAATACGTGAGATAAGAGAGGGCATAGGTACTTACTTAGAAGAGAAAGGATTAAAAGTTGAGGAAATAAGAGGAATAGGAGTGAAAAGATGA
- the pyrC gene encoding dihydroorotase, translating into MWIKGKAYYEGEIKEICINFDRSIKEIRANCKPDMTFTNEELILPASVDLHVHVRGAQLSYKETVATATSEAVYGGVGVIVDMPNTVPYINTPERIKERLREFQLYSRTDYGIYSGVSKEVEEIDKLPIAGYKIYPEDLEKEETRYVLEKSKKLKILHPEMPFVSKIERSLRRSYWMETAAINLVKGNMHITHITNFETLQLAKSMGFTTDITAHHLVVDGERDCISKVNPPIRDYVTRLKLFLKGLFEVDCIASDHAPHSKEEKRMNFDLCPPGIAGVSFSTPYIYSLMFKGLISIDRAVSLLSGNPSRILNIPTGKIKEGYRANFTVIKRENWRYTTKFSKVTETPMDGFSLDAKVTNVIVEGKLAFDGENVYPIRGVNIFDSSSRS; encoded by the coding sequence AGAAATAAAAGAAATCTGCATAAATTTTGACAGGTCAATAAAGGAAATTAGGGCAAACTGCAAGCCTGATATGACTTTTACCAATGAAGAATTGATACTGCCTGCATCAGTTGATCTCCATGTCCACGTTAGAGGAGCACAATTGTCATATAAAGAAACTGTGGCTACAGCCACAAGTGAAGCAGTCTATGGTGGTGTTGGAGTTATAGTGGATATGCCAAACACTGTTCCTTACATTAATACCCCTGAGAGAATAAAGGAGAGATTAAGAGAATTTCAATTATATTCAAGAACTGACTACGGTATATATAGTGGTGTAAGCAAAGAAGTTGAAGAAATAGATAAATTGCCAATAGCAGGATACAAAATATATCCCGAAGACCTGGAAAAGGAAGAAACAAGGTATGTTTTAGAAAAAAGTAAAAAATTGAAAATACTACACCCAGAGATGCCCTTTGTATCCAAGATCGAAAGGAGTCTAAGAAGGAGTTATTGGATGGAAACTGCTGCCATCAATTTAGTGAAAGGAAACATGCATATTACACATATAACCAACTTCGAAACACTGCAATTGGCTAAAAGTATGGGCTTTACCACGGATATAACAGCACATCACCTTGTTGTAGATGGCGAAAGGGACTGTATAAGCAAAGTTAACCCACCTATCAGGGACTATGTTACAAGGCTTAAACTATTCTTAAAGGGGTTATTTGAGGTGGATTGTATTGCAAGTGACCATGCGCCGCATTCAAAAGAGGAGAAGAGAATGAACTTTGATCTTTGTCCACCAGGGATAGCAGGTGTCTCTTTCTCCACACCATATATATACTCATTAATGTTCAAGGGTTTAATCAGTATAGATAGAGCCGTTTCACTATTATCTGGTAATCCTTCTAGAATACTAAACATACCCACTGGAAAGATAAAGGAAGGATATAGGGCTAATTTTACAGTAATAAAGAGAGAGAACTGGAGGTACACAACAAAATTCAGTAAAGTCACGGAGACACCGATGGATGGATTTAGTTTAGATGCTAAAGTTACAAACGTGATAGTTGAAGGTAAATTGGCATTTGATGGAGAGAATGTATATCCTATAAGAGGTGTGAATATATTTGATTCAAGTAGCAGGAGTTAA